The Melopsittacus undulatus isolate bMelUnd1 chromosome 12, bMelUnd1.mat.Z, whole genome shotgun sequence genome has a segment encoding these proteins:
- the C1QA gene encoding complement C1q subcomponent subunit A, whose protein sequence is MHPRLWLVTSTLAALLGMALMEDGVCRAPDGKDGFPGVPGLDGRPGQKGDMGEPGRSAQRTGIQGPKGDAGEPGPPGIPGNRGYHGLPGPPGFAGQPGPKGAKGKAGNILEHPHPAFSASRRSPPARGSTVVFDNIITNEESSYSPQTGEFTCSIPGIYYFSYQVISSGDLCLSITKNRENVVSFCDSNSRQVLQVNSGSSVLSLAQGDRVSLSTDPARGSMIYSGSEADSVFSGFMLYPLMG, encoded by the exons ATGCACCCCAGGCTTTGGCTGGTGACCAGCAccctggcagcactgctgggcaTGGCCCTGATGGAGGACGGTGTGTGCCGGGCACCAGATGGCAAGGATGGCTTCCCTGGAGTCCCTGGCCTTGATGGGAGGCCGGGGCAGAAGGGTGACATGGGAGAACCAG GGAGATCAGCCCAGAGGACGGGCATCCAGGGACCGAAAGGGGATGCAGGTGAGCCTGGGCCTCCTGGCATCCCAGGGAACCGGGGCTACCATGGCCTGCCCGGCCCCCCTGGGTTCGCTGGGCAGCCGGGGCCGAAGGGGGCCAAGGGGAAGGCTGGCAATATCCTGGAGCATCCGCATCCTGCCTTCTCTGCCTCGCGGAGGTCCCCGCCGGCCAGGGGCAGTACTGTGGTGTTTGACAACATCATCACCAACGAGGAGAGCTCCTACAGCCCCCAGACCGGGGAGTTCACCTGCAGCATCCCCGGGATCTACTACTTCTCCTACCAGGTGATCTCCAGCGGTGACCTCTGCCTGAGCATCACCAAGAACAGAGAGAACGTGGTCAGCTTCTGTGACTCCAACAGCCGCCAAGTGCTGCAGGTGAACTCGGGCAGCAGTGTGCTCAGCCTGGCGCAGGGGGACCGGGTCTCCCTCAGCACCGATCCTGCCCGGGGCAGCATGATCTACAGCGGCTCTGAGGCAGACAGCGTCTTCAGTGGCTTCATGCTCTACCCACTGATGGGCTGA
- the C1QB gene encoding complement C1q subcomponent subunit B — MQTLWAMLICLAGGQLASSTLCNTYGSIPGIPGSPGRPGSNGRDGENGLKGDRGPPGQVDHEGDMGEKGDPGLPGYPGKIGPKGPPGSKGLPGPMGSPGLQGDAGDYKATLKSAFSAARTIGPYPRQEQPIRFNRIITNEMGHYENRYGRFICRIPGIYYFTYHVTSRGNLCLSVKRGRGGSRGEKVVTFCDYVQGSYQVTTGGVVLKLAANESIWLEPTEKNSLVGIEGSDSIFSGFLISPSA; from the exons ATGCAGACCCTGTGGGCGATGCTGATCTGTCTGGCTGGAGGGCAGCTTGCAAGTTCCACCCTCTGCAACACCTATGGCAGCATCCCAGGCATCCCAGGGTCACCAGGACGACCTGGAAGCAatggcagagatggggagaaTGGCCTAAAGGGTGACCGAG GTCCCCCTGGCCAGGTGGATCACGAAGGAGACATGGGGGAGAAGGGAGACCCAGGACTACCAGGTTACCCTGGGAAGATTGGCCCCAAGGGCCCCCCTGGTTCAAAGGGATTACCAGGTCCTATGGGAAGCCCTGGCCTTCAGGGCGATGCTGGTGACTATAAGGCCACCCTCAAGTCTGCCTTCTCAGCTGCCAGGACCATTGGTCCCTACCCACGCCAGGAGCAGCCCATCCGCTTCAACCGCATCATCACCAATGAGATGGGCCACTATGAGAACCGCTACGGCCGCTTCATCTGCCGCATCCCTGGCATCTACTACTTCACCTACCACGTCACATCCAGGGGCAACCTGTGCCTCAGCGTGAAAAGGGGCCGGGGTGGCAGCAGGGGTGAGAAGGTGGTGACCTTCTGTGACTACGTGCAGGGCAGCTACCAGGTCACCACGGGTGGTGTGGTCCTCAAGCTGGCAGCCAATGAGTCCATCTGGCTGGAGCCAACAGAGAAGAACTCCCTGGTGGGGATAGAAGGGTCCGACAGCATCTTCTCTGGCTTCCTCATCTCCCCCAGTGCTTAG
- the C1QC gene encoding complement C1q subcomponent subunit C, whose protein sequence is MGQSFWEQLHVVLALLLLNPGSAVAGDARHSCYGVPGLPGMPGLPGKDGRDGLKGAKGEPGIPAPPATRGPKGMKGEPGSPGLPGKNGPMGPPGAPGDPGDPGMAGEPGMPGSYKQKHQSAFSVTRQTGEYPLKNIPVVFNHVITNTNHDYNTTTGKFTCRIPGLYYFVFHSSHTANLCVILHKDEVKVASFCDHKTNTMQVSSGGTLLHLDAANQVWLAVNDYNGMVGIGNSDSIFSGFLLFPD, encoded by the exons ATGGGGCAGAGCTTCTGGGAGCAGCTCCATGTGGTCCTTGCCCTCCTGCTCCTGAATCCGGGGTCTGCTGTGGCCGGAGATGCCCGTCATAGCTGCTATGGTGTTCCAGGCCTGCCAGGTATGCCAGGTCTGCCAGGCAAGGATGGCCGGGATGGCCTGAAGGGAGCCAAAGGAGAGCCAG GAATCCCGGCCCCCCCTGCAACACGAGGGCCCAAGGGCATGAAAGGAGAACCAGGCAGCCCTGGCTTGCCAGGCAAGAATGGCCCCATGGGTCCCCCTGGTGCCCCTGGAGACCCTGGAGACCCTGGCATGGCTGGAGAGCCGGGAATGCCGGGCAGCTACAAGCAGAAGCACCAGTCAGCATTTTCAGTGACAAGGCAGACCGGTGAGTACCCCTTGAAGAACATCCCCGTGGTGTTCAACCATGTCATCACCAACACCAACCACGACTACAACACCACCACGGGCAAGTTCACCTGCAGGATCCCCGGCCTCTACTACTTTGTCTTCCACTCCTCGCACACAGCCAACCTCTGTGTCATCCTGCACAAGGATGAGGTCAAGGTGGCCAGCTTCTGTGACCACAAGACCAACACCATGCAGGTCAGCTCTGGGGGGACCCTCCTCCACCTGGATGCTGCGAACCAGGTCTGGTTGGCAGTGAATGACTACAATGGCATGGTGGGCATCGGGAACTCTGACAGCATCTTCTCTGGGTTCCTGCTTTTCCCGGACTAG